A region of Solanum dulcamara chromosome 7, daSolDulc1.2, whole genome shotgun sequence DNA encodes the following proteins:
- the LOC129895650 gene encoding uncharacterized protein LOC129895650, with amino-acid sequence MKKTNMQEVGEDEYLCLSFNNFGFLSEIAAKISDEFQAEVYDSFDGDEDFEFSLVSENPDNSTTEFIYDGQTKFQKPIFPVFNRDLLLKDVSYVKKVNDLESENVDSSIRIPLRNLFLEEGESTTSSSVDDIETIPPGTYCVWKPKMSEPSPGKCKKSKSTGFVSKRWPRIRDLLRRSNSEGKVEDSFVFLTPKKTIEKVTGKSKNSSTEVVKMAGKLKQTTGSYITGGEKVSPAAHQALCRAGKEADKNRRKSYLPYRQDLIGFFAIGLNRSYRPF; translated from the coding sequence atgaaaaaaacaaaTATGCAGGAGGTAGGAGAAGATGAATATTTGTGCCTCAGCTTTAACAATTTTGGATTTTTATCAGAAATCGCCGCTAAAATCTCCGATGAATTTCAGGCGGAGGTGTACGATAGCTTCGACGGCGATGAAGATTTCGAATTCTCTTTGGTCTCTGAAAATCCGGATAACTCAACCACAGAATTCATCTACGACGGTCAAACTAAATTCCAGAAGCCAATTTTCCCTGTATTCAACCGCGATCTATTGTTAAAGGATGTTTCATATGTTAAGAAAGTTAACGATTTGGAGTCTGAGAATGTTGATAGTTCAATTCGGATTCCGTTGAGGAATTTGTTTCTAGAAGAAGGGGAATCGACGACGTCGTCGTCGGTAGATGACATAGAGACGATACCTCCTGGAACGTACTGTGTGTGGAAGCCGAAGATGAGCGAACCATCACCAGGAAAATGTAAGAAGAGTAAATCAACAGGATTTGTGTCAAAGCGGTGGCCGAGGATTCGAGATCTGTTACGGCGGAGTAACAGCGAAGGGAAGGTGGAGGACAGTTTTGTATTTCTCACACCGAAAAAGACAATAGAAAAAGTAACAGGAAAATCAAAGAATTCCAGTACTGAGGTTGTGAAAATGGCCGGGAAGTTGAAGCAGACGACAGGAAGTTATATCACCGGAGGAGAGAAGGTTTCACCAGCGGCTCACCAGGCACTCTGTAGAGCGGGTAAAGAAGCTGATAAGAACAGGAGAAAATCATACCTACCGTATAGGCAAGACCTCATAGGATTTTTCGCCATTGGTTTGAATAGAAGTTATCGTCCATTCTAA